The following are from one region of the Nicotiana tabacum cultivar K326 chromosome 3, ASM71507v2, whole genome shotgun sequence genome:
- the LOC142161650 gene encoding HMG1/2-like protein has protein sequence GKFYAKANSMRGLRKKAPETKKAKKAAKDPNKPKRPASAFLIFLKEIGKQFKEKNRGIKSAFGRAGGDKWKQLSDAEKAPYMAEAKKRMAEFKKNKDAYNRRVAAGSAEEVESDKSTSEVDEEDESGEEEEDGDDD, from the coding sequence GGTAAATTCTACGCCAAAGCCAATAGCATGCGCGGCCTGAGAAAGAAAGCTCCCGAGACTAAAAAAGCAAAGAAGGCTGCCAAGGATCCTAACAAACCCAAGAGGCCTGCATCTGCTTTCTTAATTTTCTTGAAGGAGATTGGGAAGCAGTTCAAGGAGAAGAATCGAGGCATTAAATCTGCTTTCGGTAGAGCTGGTGGAGACAAGTGGAAACAGTTGTCAGATGCTGAGAAAGCTCCTTACATGGCAGAGGCAAAGAAAAGGATGGCGGAATTTAAAAAGAACAAGGATGCTTATAACAGGCGAGTAGCTGCTGGATCTGCAGAAGAAGTGGAATCTGACAAGTCAACGTCCGAGGTTGATGAGGAAGACGAAAGTGGAGAGGAAGAGGAAGACGGGGATGACGACTGA